The Methanohalophilus portucalensis genome window below encodes:
- a CDS encoding LSM domain-containing protein, translating into MFPNKKVQKLVGSRIQVEMKGDHSLLDGILKSADDYMNLHLEDTFEMVEEERQRSLGSVVLRGNNIILIVPAETQ; encoded by the coding sequence TTGTTCCCGAATAAGAAGGTACAGAAACTTGTTGGATCCAGAATTCAGGTTGAAATGAAAGGTGACCACAGTTTACTTGATGGTATTCTGAAAAGCGCCGATGATTATATGAATCTCCATCTGGAAGACACGTTTGAGATGGTTGAAGAGGAGCGTCAGCGTTCATTGGGCTCTGTAGTATTGAGAGGAAACAACATTATCTTGATCGTACCGGCTGAAACACAATAA
- a CDS encoding DUF1699 family protein: MKIRMLNSRNEINRLGEDENFIHFSFRPSDIDILEILKHCPNLKAAQIPPSYMKSLSGNVPKILKMQGVELLKGDLKGTKVIKYMEVIDK; this comes from the coding sequence TTGAAAATAAGAATGTTGAATTCAAGAAATGAAATTAACAGACTGGGCGAAGATGAAAATTTCATCCACTTTTCGTTCAGACCAAGCGACATAGATATTCTGGAAATACTCAAACATTGTCCAAATCTCAAAGCAGCCCAGATTCCGCCTTCTTACATGAAGTCCCTTTCAGGAAACGTGCCAAAAATACTGAAAATGCAGGGAGTGGAATTACTTAAAGGGGATTTGAAGGGAACAAAGGTCATAAAATATATGGAAGTTATAGATAAATAA
- a CDS encoding winged helix-turn-helix domain-containing protein codes for MRRGKLEIMIDILKVVQRTEATKTSIVYKANLNFNRADNYLEALIDQGLITKASNRYLITNLGAGYLQKMSDVREVLEAPTC; via the coding sequence ATGAGACGTGGTAAACTCGAAATTATGATAGACATACTTAAAGTTGTACAGAGAACAGAAGCAACAAAAACTTCTATCGTATATAAGGCAAATCTGAATTTTAATCGTGCAGATAATTACCTTGAAGCTCTTATAGATCAGGGACTTATCACAAAAGCATCAAATCGCTATTTAATTACAAATCTGGGGGCAGGTTATCTCCAGAAAATGAGTGATGTCAGAGAGGTGTTAGAAGCACCAACCTGTTGA
- a CDS encoding IMPACT family protein has product MSLIKTIHGNGLAIKEFKKSRFIGNAFPVANETEAKRFVEDIRQRYPDANHNVFAYRITGDGNLVMKYDDDGEPTGSSGKPVFKVLEMKELNNVVVIITRYFGGIKLGFGGLSRAYKKTAIEAIDDAGIVEQRPTKEMKIIVDYGNIQFVKHLLENCATILDEHYSDIVEIVVAVAEDKIDELEKLINEKIPNTKITRL; this is encoded by the coding sequence ATGTCCCTTATAAAAACGATACATGGCAATGGATTAGCGATAAAAGAATTTAAAAAATCCAGATTCATAGGTAACGCATTTCCGGTTGCAAACGAAACTGAAGCAAAGCGTTTTGTAGAAGACATCCGACAAAGATATCCTGATGCCAACCATAATGTGTTTGCATACCGCATCACAGGTGACGGAAACCTGGTTATGAAATATGATGATGATGGAGAACCCACAGGAAGCTCTGGCAAACCTGTTTTCAAAGTCCTTGAAATGAAGGAGCTTAATAATGTTGTGGTGATAATTACCCGATATTTTGGCGGAATCAAACTTGGCTTTGGCGGATTGTCCCGTGCTTACAAAAAAACCGCTATTGAAGCTATAGACGATGCTGGTATTGTTGAGCAGAGACCCACAAAGGAAATGAAAATCATAGTTGACTATGGGAATATTCAGTTTGTAAAACATTTGCTTGAAAATTGTGCCACAATCCTGGATGAACACTATTCTGATATAGTGGAAATAGTAGTTGCTGTTGCAGAAGACAAAATTGATGAATTGGAAAAACTGATTAATGAGAAAATTCCCAACACTAAGATAACCCGACTTTAA
- a CDS encoding DUF3467 domain-containing protein, translating to MAEEKKEGQSQKKNMKIKLHKPEHFNQVYAIGAMGGHSPYDFRICFYNDTPRGVSNDNEQVIERNLESEVILSPLAALELSRWLDQHIKEYETAFGPISRKSAQSTSTKKPVDDDSSHLQGYI from the coding sequence ATGGCTGAGGAAAAAAAAGAAGGGCAATCCCAAAAAAAGAATATGAAAATTAAGTTGCATAAACCAGAGCATTTCAATCAGGTATACGCCATCGGGGCAATGGGGGGACACAGTCCCTATGATTTCAGGATATGTTTTTATAATGATACCCCTCGCGGAGTATCAAATGACAATGAACAGGTTATAGAGCGTAACTTAGAATCAGAAGTAATCCTGTCACCTCTGGCCGCACTGGAACTCTCCAGATGGCTCGACCAACACATCAAGGAATATGAAACTGCTTTTGGCCCGATTTCCAGAAAAAGTGCGCAAAGTACTTCTACCAAAAAGCCGGTAGATGATGACAGTTCACATCTTCAGGGGTATATCTGA
- the psmB gene encoding archaeal proteasome endopeptidase complex subunit beta — protein MDNDKHLKGTTTVGIVCSDGVVLATEKRATMGNFIASKTAKKIYQIDDLVGMTTAGSVGDAQQLVRMISVESKLYKMRRQESITIKGLTTLLSNILGGQRYFPLMVQLLIGGVDKNGPAIFSLDAMGGNIEETKAVATGSGSPMAYGVLEDRYHEGINVEEGMELAIRALYNAMKRDSASGNGIDVVKITADSYNRIETGEVDKILENLN, from the coding sequence ATGGATAATGACAAGCATTTAAAAGGCACGACCACTGTAGGCATAGTTTGCAGTGATGGAGTTGTTCTTGCCACTGAAAAAAGGGCAACTATGGGCAACTTCATAGCCAGCAAAACCGCAAAGAAGATTTACCAGATCGATGACCTGGTCGGGATGACCACTGCTGGCTCGGTAGGTGATGCCCAGCAACTTGTGCGGATGATTAGTGTGGAATCCAAACTCTATAAAATGAGGAGACAGGAATCAATAACCATCAAAGGCCTCACAACTTTACTCTCCAACATCCTTGGTGGGCAACGCTATTTCCCTCTAATGGTCCAGCTCCTGATAGGTGGCGTAGATAAGAATGGACCTGCCATATTTTCACTCGATGCGATGGGTGGAAATATTGAGGAGACAAAGGCCGTTGCTACGGGCTCTGGGTCACCGATGGCTTATGGTGTTCTTGAAGACCGCTATCATGAAGGTATCAATGTCGAAGAGGGTATGGAACTTGCAATCCGTGCTCTTTACAATGCCATGAAAAGAGATTCAGCTTCTGGAAATGGTATCGATGTTGTCAAAATAACCGCGGATAGCTATAATAGGATTGAGACTGGAGAGGTGGACAAAATACTTGAAAACCTGAACTAA
- a CDS encoding beta-CASP ribonuclease aCPSF1: MVIEDILEGLKKKIEKNLPAGTTISNVEFEGPQLVVYTEEPRKFADNGNIVRTLAKNLRTRIVVRPDPKVLLAPEESIELINQTVPEDSGVTNYDFAPDVGEVIIEAEKPGLVIGKHGETLREITKKVGWTPKVVRTPPIKSRTVKNIREFMKKNHSDRKDILKTIGRKIHRECTSKDQWVRLTSLGGCREVGRSCFLLSTPESKIMIDCGVNVGSDDDMTPYLYIPEVQPLNQIDAVVITHAHLDHQGLVPLLYKYGYDGPIYCTHPTRDMMVLLELDFIDVAAKDGKRVPYESADVRNALKHSIVLEYEEVTDIAPDIKLTFHNAGHIIGSAVSHFHIGDGLHNVVITGDFKFGPSRLFNPAVNKFPRVETVITESTYGASNSMQPALKDAEKNLQRIIKETIDRQGVVLIPAFAVGRSQEVMIVIEEAIRKGIIDEVPVYLDGMIWEATAIHATYPEYLNNDLRRLIFQKGQNPFLSECFKPVDSNELRRNIIENPHPCVILSTSGMMSGGPIMEYFKAFAPNERNTLVFVGYQADGTMGRRIQKGWKEIPLSSGGKGSETVRMNMDVEIVDGFSGHSDRRQLMEYFKRMKPQPERVFTEHGDERSCIDLASSIHKRKKIETRALTNLETIRLV; encoded by the coding sequence ATGGTCATAGAAGATATCCTAGAAGGATTAAAGAAAAAAATCGAGAAGAATCTTCCGGCTGGCACTACAATTTCAAATGTAGAATTTGAGGGTCCTCAGCTTGTGGTATATACAGAAGAACCCCGAAAATTTGCAGATAATGGAAACATCGTACGGACCCTGGCCAAAAATTTAAGGACCAGAATAGTTGTTCGGCCTGATCCAAAGGTACTTTTGGCACCAGAAGAATCTATCGAACTTATTAATCAAACCGTTCCCGAAGATTCAGGAGTTACAAATTATGATTTTGCTCCGGATGTCGGGGAAGTGATAATTGAGGCGGAAAAACCCGGCCTTGTAATAGGCAAGCATGGGGAAACCCTTCGGGAAATAACCAAGAAGGTAGGCTGGACCCCGAAAGTTGTCAGGACTCCGCCGATAAAATCCCGTACTGTGAAAAATATACGGGAATTCATGAAAAAGAACCATTCCGATAGAAAAGATATCCTTAAAACAATCGGGAGGAAAATTCACAGGGAATGTACTTCCAAGGATCAGTGGGTACGTCTTACGTCCCTTGGTGGCTGTCGTGAAGTAGGCAGAAGTTGTTTCCTGCTCTCCACTCCGGAATCCAAGATCATGATCGATTGTGGTGTCAATGTAGGTTCTGACGATGATATGACTCCTTATCTTTACATTCCTGAAGTACAGCCATTAAACCAGATTGATGCGGTAGTTATTACTCATGCACACCTTGATCATCAGGGTCTGGTGCCTCTTCTCTATAAATATGGTTATGATGGACCAATTTATTGTACTCATCCCACCAGGGACATGATGGTCCTGCTTGAACTGGACTTTATCGACGTGGCCGCCAAAGATGGAAAACGGGTCCCATATGAATCTGCTGATGTACGTAATGCACTAAAGCACAGCATCGTACTGGAATATGAAGAAGTGACTGATATTGCCCCTGACATCAAGCTTACTTTCCACAACGCAGGCCATATCATTGGATCTGCAGTATCCCATTTCCATATAGGGGATGGTTTGCATAATGTGGTAATAACCGGGGACTTCAAGTTTGGGCCATCACGTCTTTTCAATCCTGCAGTAAACAAGTTCCCCCGGGTTGAGACCGTAATTACGGAATCAACTTATGGAGCCTCTAATTCTATGCAGCCTGCATTGAAAGATGCTGAAAAGAACCTACAAAGAATTATCAAGGAAACTATAGATCGACAGGGTGTTGTGCTTATTCCTGCATTTGCTGTGGGAAGAAGTCAGGAAGTTATGATTGTCATAGAAGAAGCTATCAGAAAAGGAATTATCGATGAGGTCCCGGTTTATCTCGATGGTATGATATGGGAGGCAACTGCCATCCACGCTACCTATCCGGAATATCTAAATAATGACCTGAGGCGCCTTATTTTCCAGAAAGGACAGAATCCATTCTTATCTGAATGTTTCAAACCCGTGGATTCCAATGAGCTAAGGAGGAATATCATTGAAAATCCACATCCATGTGTGATCCTGTCGACTTCCGGTATGATGAGCGGTGGGCCGATAATGGAATATTTCAAAGCCTTTGCACCGAATGAAAGGAATACTTTAGTGTTTGTTGGTTATCAGGCTGATGGAACTATGGGTCGTCGCATTCAGAAAGGCTGGAAGGAAATTCCCCTGTCTTCCGGAGGCAAGGGTTCAGAAACCGTGCGAATGAACATGGATGTTGAAATTGTGGATGGTTTCTCCGGACATTCTGACCGCAGGCAACTCATGGAGTATTTCAAACGCATGAAACCACAACCAGAACGTGTTTTCACCGAGCACGGTGATGAACGCTCGTGCATAGATCTTGCAAGTTCTATCCATAAAAGAAAGAAAATTGAAACAAGGGCTCTTACCAACCTGGAAACTATAAGATTGGTATAA
- a CDS encoding HAD family hydrolase — translation MDKTAIPENLEAIISDVDGVLVDSMSFHAQAWKTSFKEAGIDIEKEEIYILEGSNHRGIIEKIFEKQGMVPTEENIEQIHERKKELFFKNQKAYVFDGMDETFKSLQTKFKLAVVSGSDRTIVETLMGKFYPKIFNTIIAGTDVKKGKPDPEPYLTAVERLAVQKDKCIVLENAPLGVESAKNAGLFCIAVPTYVSADLLNKADIVVRDHRELVEYLCSLLD, via the coding sequence ATGGATAAAACTGCAATACCTGAAAACTTAGAGGCAATCATATCAGATGTCGATGGAGTGCTGGTAGATTCGATGTCATTCCACGCACAGGCCTGGAAAACTTCCTTCAAAGAAGCAGGGATAGATATCGAAAAAGAAGAAATATACATTCTCGAAGGATCAAATCACAGAGGGATTATAGAAAAAATATTTGAAAAGCAAGGGATGGTGCCTACTGAAGAGAATATTGAGCAGATACATGAAAGAAAAAAAGAACTTTTTTTCAAGAATCAGAAAGCATATGTATTTGATGGAATGGATGAAACTTTCAAATCCCTGCAAACAAAGTTCAAACTTGCAGTAGTCTCAGGATCCGACCGCACTATTGTTGAAACGCTGATGGGAAAATTCTACCCAAAAATATTCAATACAATTATTGCAGGAACAGATGTAAAGAAGGGCAAACCCGATCCTGAGCCTTATTTGACTGCTGTGGAAAGGCTTGCAGTACAAAAAGATAAATGCATTGTCCTGGAAAATGCACCCTTAGGAGTTGAATCCGCAAAGAATGCAGGATTGTTTTGCATTGCAGTTCCAACCTATGTCAGCGCTGATCTTCTCAACAAGGCAGATATTGTTGTAAGAGACCACAGGGAACTTGTAGAGTACCTCTGCAGCCTCCTTGATTAA
- a CDS encoding helix-turn-helix transcriptional regulator gives MEIEEEALSLIRKHHDGVYQNELWKDLNIDSRKCSRLISRMMKEGKIIREPAVANGSRTYLIKATTPDEKSYELMLAAGMFSPCTGCRLACHPEHCESLTEWILRLVKEKQNQA, from the coding sequence ATGGAAATTGAAGAAGAGGCATTGAGTCTAATTCGCAAGCATCATGACGGCGTATATCAGAATGAGCTATGGAAGGACCTAAACATTGATAGTCGTAAGTGCTCCCGCCTGATTTCCCGCATGATGAAAGAAGGAAAGATTATCAGGGAACCAGCTGTAGCTAACGGGTCACGCACCTATCTTATTAAAGCGACAACACCGGATGAGAAATCCTATGAACTTATGCTTGCAGCAGGAATGTTCTCTCCGTGTACAGGTTGCAGGCTTGCGTGCCACCCCGAACATTGCGAATCTCTTACAGAATGGATATTAAGGCTTGTCAAGGAAAAACAAAATCAGGCCTGA
- a CDS encoding MATE family efflux transporter, producing the protein MPHERNTMLAQENIGSLIVKLAAPAIVGLVVQALYNLVDTIFIGRGLGEDSVLGIAGISVAFPVQMLMLAIALGVGVGGASIISRSLGGGKQQIAEKTVGNMATMVTVASLLFTVAGLAFMEELLALFGASAEVMPYAADYTYYILLGTVFFTFSAAMNNSIRAEGNTSFAMLIMVISSVANIVLDPLFIFEFGMGIKGAAIATVISQIIGTIMVFYYYASGKATVPFSLTSLRPDMSIVNESTYIGMSEFLFNVVESGLFLIFNQSLLYYGSDVAIAVFGIIIKVFMLTLMPVIGIKQGIQPIFGFNYGANQMQRVRRTISLSTYLATGLSLIFAIVVFIIPEQIIGVFSNDPVLIEMGVPAIKICYIMMPFIGAQIVATALLQSLGKSKESLLVTLSRQLIFLPPLLIILPMYFGLTGIWLSLPVSDFLAFVVAVIFLQRESKKLEV; encoded by the coding sequence ATGCCCCATGAACGCAACACAATGCTGGCACAGGAGAATATTGGCAGCCTGATAGTAAAACTGGCAGCTCCGGCTATAGTTGGTCTTGTAGTGCAGGCCTTATATAATCTGGTTGACACAATTTTCATCGGCCGCGGGCTTGGCGAGGATAGTGTACTGGGAATTGCCGGGATTTCAGTGGCGTTCCCGGTACAAATGCTGATGCTGGCAATTGCACTTGGCGTGGGAGTTGGGGGCGCATCAATTATCTCCAGATCCCTGGGCGGTGGAAAGCAGCAGATTGCAGAAAAGACTGTGGGCAACATGGCCACCATGGTAACAGTTGCAAGCCTGCTGTTCACAGTTGCAGGTTTGGCCTTTATGGAAGAGTTGCTCGCCCTCTTTGGTGCCTCTGCTGAAGTGATGCCCTATGCTGCAGACTATACATATTACATCCTGCTTGGAACGGTCTTTTTCACCTTTTCGGCTGCCATGAACAACTCAATCCGCGCCGAAGGAAACACTTCATTTGCAATGCTTATTATGGTCATATCCAGTGTTGCCAACATTGTGCTGGACCCTCTTTTTATCTTTGAATTTGGAATGGGAATAAAAGGTGCTGCTATTGCAACGGTGATCTCGCAGATAATAGGCACCATAATGGTATTCTACTATTACGCCTCCGGAAAAGCCACAGTTCCATTCAGTTTAACCTCCCTGCGCCCTGATATGTCAATAGTAAACGAGTCAACATACATCGGCATGTCAGAATTCCTTTTTAACGTGGTGGAAAGCGGCCTTTTCCTCATTTTTAACCAGAGTTTACTCTACTATGGCAGCGATGTTGCAATTGCTGTATTTGGCATTATAATCAAGGTATTCATGCTAACCCTGATGCCGGTTATAGGTATCAAACAGGGTATACAACCAATCTTTGGTTTCAACTACGGGGCAAACCAGATGCAGCGCGTGAGGAGAACGATATCCCTTTCTACCTACCTGGCCACAGGACTCAGTCTGATTTTTGCAATAGTCGTTTTTATTATACCCGAGCAAATTATAGGTGTTTTCAGCAATGACCCTGTGCTTATAGAGATGGGCGTGCCCGCAATCAAGATATGTTACATTATGATGCCCTTTATCGGAGCACAAATCGTAGCAACAGCCCTTCTACAATCACTGGGCAAATCCAAGGAATCCCTGCTTGTAACTCTGTCACGGCAGTTAATCTTCCTTCCGCCCCTATTGATCATACTACCAATGTATTTCGGCCTGACCGGCATATGGCTATCCCTGCCAGTTTCAGATTTTCTTGCATTCGTAGTGGCTGTAATCTTCCTGCAAAGGGAATCAAAAAAATTGGAAGTTTGA
- a CDS encoding transcriptional regulator protein: MTRINESDEEMIEAFRGLGVSRNLATTIAYLKNVDEASSLDIEMNTGLRQPEVSVAMRSMRKNNWIEESSKKLNGKGRPTKIYSLAAPLNKIVRHFEDKVKEENDARLTLVKRLRSLSKD, from the coding sequence ATGACAAGAATAAACGAGTCAGATGAAGAGATGATAGAAGCATTTAGAGGCCTTGGAGTTTCACGAAACCTGGCAACTACTATTGCTTACTTAAAAAATGTTGACGAAGCTTCATCTCTGGATATTGAGATGAATACAGGATTGCGACAACCTGAAGTAAGTGTTGCAATGCGCTCCATGAGAAAGAATAACTGGATCGAGGAAAGCAGCAAAAAACTAAATGGCAAAGGAAGGCCTACAAAGATTTACAGTCTTGCAGCTCCTCTCAACAAGATCGTCAGACATTTTGAAGATAAAGTGAAAGAAGAGAACGATGCAAGGCTCACCCTCGTCAAGAGGCTGAGATCGCTTTCCAAAGACTGA
- a CDS encoding phosphate signaling complex PhoU family protein — translation MSERRKVQLTGGSTFIVSLPINWVRGAGLEAGDSVILAPQNKSSLLISSDTLNKNQRYETKIEINRLIPKKGKMYNQPPVAESEDIFRILISHYLAGYDIIKMESKEGFSAADRKFIKDASRKRLVGLEVVEESHHELVLQSLLNYRDLSLHRAMQNMSGLLTSMLSDMMEAIEKNDKEVAQDIILRDNEIDRFYLLTVRQLKAAIEDRNLSEKIGIERPRECLGYRLVTKSMERIGDHVVRIAKNMIEMENEVEPDDPIFKMAEDVQTIFRQSMALLSNLDPMEANMVIKNAKKISLEGTALYKNKQANTNSHQFGFIVESLQRIAEYSGDIAEISINMSTKDLNT, via the coding sequence ATGTCTGAAAGAAGAAAAGTACAACTCACAGGAGGGTCCACCTTTATAGTATCCCTCCCCATAAACTGGGTGAGAGGGGCCGGTCTTGAAGCTGGAGATAGCGTAATCCTTGCACCACAGAATAAAAGTTCACTCTTGATATCCTCTGATACACTCAACAAAAATCAAAGATACGAAACCAAAATTGAAATTAATCGCCTGATCCCCAAAAAAGGAAAAATGTATAATCAGCCTCCTGTAGCCGAGTCGGAAGACATCTTCAGGATACTTATTTCGCATTATCTTGCTGGCTATGATATAATTAAAATGGAGTCAAAAGAGGGATTCAGTGCAGCCGATCGTAAATTCATAAAAGATGCATCCCGCAAAAGGCTTGTAGGTCTTGAAGTGGTGGAGGAAAGCCACCATGAACTTGTGCTGCAAAGCCTGCTCAATTACAGGGACCTTTCCCTCCACAGGGCTATGCAAAATATGTCCGGCTTATTAACATCAATGTTAAGCGACATGATGGAAGCAATTGAGAAAAATGACAAAGAAGTCGCCCAGGATATAATCCTCAGGGACAATGAGATAGACAGGTTTTACCTTTTGACTGTAAGACAGTTGAAAGCAGCCATTGAAGACCGCAACCTTTCAGAAAAGATTGGTATAGAAAGGCCCAGGGAGTGTCTGGGCTATCGGCTTGTTACTAAAAGCATGGAAAGGATCGGAGATCATGTGGTCAGGATTGCAAAGAACATGATTGAAATGGAAAATGAAGTGGAACCTGATGACCCCATATTCAAGATGGCAGAAGATGTCCAGACTATCTTCAGGCAGTCCATGGCCCTGCTTTCAAATCTCGATCCCATGGAAGCAAATATGGTCATAAAGAATGCAAAGAAAATTTCCCTGGAAGGTACTGCATTATACAAGAATAAGCAGGCAAACACCAACTCACACCAATTTGGCTTCATTGTGGAAAGCCTGCAAAGGATTGCTGAATACAGTGGCGATATCGCAGAAATATCCATTAATATGAGTACAAAGGACTTGAACACATAA
- a CDS encoding aldo/keto reductase yields the protein MLYRTLGKTGEKVSSLGLGCMRLPTIDGDPGHIDEQRACEIIHYAIDQGINYLDTAYPYHEGKSEPMLAKALQNGYRDKVNIATKMPSWNIESREDMDLYFDEQLERLGTDYVDFYLIHTLNRDFWPKLLELGLFDFLDQIKKDGRARYVGFSFHDETSLFKEIVDAYPWDVCQIQYNYLDIDYQAGHEGLLYAASRNLGVIIMEPLRGGCLADMVPDDIMKIWDKSEVKRTPAEWGLSYIWDLEQVSMVLSGMSNLEQLKENLATANKALPHSLTEKDHSLIREVREIYRDKLVVDCTGCRYCLPCPAGVQIPLNFKYLNNAMLYENIEDASRAYASHVGDERKASNCIDCGQCAERCPQEIPIPEMLAEVTRLLEK from the coding sequence ATGTTATACCGTACACTTGGAAAAACAGGTGAGAAAGTTTCATCCCTTGGGCTGGGTTGTATGCGGCTGCCCACCATAGACGGCGATCCAGGGCACATTGATGAGCAAAGAGCTTGCGAGATAATTCACTATGCCATTGACCAGGGCATAAATTATCTTGATACCGCATACCCCTACCATGAAGGTAAAAGTGAACCCATGCTGGCTAAAGCGTTGCAAAATGGTTACAGAGACAAAGTAAATATTGCCACCAAAATGCCATCATGGAACATTGAAAGCCGGGAAGACATGGATCTTTACTTTGATGAACAGCTTGAAAGGCTTGGTACAGATTACGTTGATTTCTATCTAATTCATACTCTCAACCGGGATTTTTGGCCAAAACTATTGGAACTTGGCCTGTTTGATTTCCTTGATCAGATTAAAAAAGATGGAAGAGCTCGTTATGTGGGATTTTCTTTCCACGATGAGACCTCTTTATTCAAGGAAATCGTTGATGCCTACCCCTGGGATGTCTGTCAGATCCAGTACAACTACCTTGACATCGATTATCAGGCAGGCCACGAAGGTTTACTTTATGCAGCATCGCGAAACCTTGGAGTGATAATCATGGAGCCTTTAAGGGGAGGCTGCCTGGCCGATATGGTACCAGATGACATTATGAAAATCTGGGACAAAAGCGAAGTCAAACGTACCCCGGCAGAATGGGGATTGAGCTATATCTGGGATCTTGAACAGGTAAGTATGGTCTTAAGCGGTATGAGCAATCTCGAGCAACTGAAAGAAAATCTAGCAACAGCAAATAAGGCATTGCCACATTCCCTGACTGAAAAAGACCATTCACTGATACGTGAGGTACGGGAAATCTACCGCGACAAACTTGTTGTTGATTGCACAGGTTGCAGGTATTGCCTGCCATGTCCTGCAGGTGTGCAGATCCCCCTCAATTTCAAGTACCTCAATAATGCTATGCTTTATGAAAATATAGAAGATGCCAGCAGGGCTTATGCATCCCACGTAGGAGATGAACGTAAGGCATCAAACTGCATAGATTGCGGACAATGTGCAGAGCGCTGCCCCCAGGAAATACCCATTCCGGAAATGCTTGCAGAAGTCACAAGGTTACTGGAAAAATAA